ggatcatttcaaatgaaatgctatTCCCTAATTAAATAAGCATGCTTCTCAGATGTATGAATTGTCTGGTATTCATTTGAATCTTGTGCCCATTCATacccacacatccacatgtTTTCACCtgtatgagtttttttttaattaagcacGTAAAATGCTTCCAGTAGTGGGTACAATGTATAGTTTTTCCACCTACGTGAATTACTTCTTGctggtgttttcttttgaatgcATTATTAGAACACTTTACACACCGGTGTTTGATTCACCTAAGTGTGTAAGAAGGTGATTATTCAAATGAGATGTAATTCCAAAGCACTTCCCACACGGTACAACTGTACAGTTTTAAATCTTAATGAACGGTGTTGTTTCAAATGATATGTTAATAATGACCGCCACACCTAGTGCAATTACTTCTCATCTGAATTCATTTTCTGATGGTTTAGCAAATTACCTGTTCTAAACCCCCAGTCagtacaaacaaacattttttaccTGTATGGGCTATCTGGTGTTGTTTTAAATTAGACTGGGAAACGAATGGATGAATTCTAtggtgctgttttaatttagatGCCAAACTAAAGTTTCTCCCACACAAAGTACAAGTGTGTGGTTCcctaattaaacaaataatctGATGTCATTCTAACATGGCTGCATAAAATCCTTCCCATACTGAGTACAGATGTAAAGTTTTTCACCTAGATGAATTTTCATTTGGTTCAAATTACAagtctgtttaaatgttttcccACACTGAGTAAACCTAAAAGATCATCTGTATGGCTTAACTGGTGTTGAGTTAAATTGGAAGCTGAATTAAAACACTTCTTGTGATGGGTATATCTGCATACTTTTTCTTCTGAATTAATTCCCTGTTGTTCAATTAATGTCCTGGACATGCTTTTCTCAGCAAAGTTACTCTGAATACTTgcttcatacattttaaattgctgATTGAAGTCTTCAAATTGCATTGTCTACATGTCACAAACCATATAATTTTCATGTGGATTAAGTTCTTTGGCACAAAGAAATACTTCCGTCTTCACAACCATCGTCAACTTCATTAGTTTCAGTACTGTTAAGATTATTCAAGGAACGATTATTCATAGTCTTCACATTTTATTCGATCAGTTACCCTCAACACAGTTAAAATCCTTCAAGTCACTATCATCTTCTGCTTTAATGTAATCTCCATCTTCACCAATCCTGACTTCACAATCAGCTGCAGCTTCAACTTCAAAATTCATGTGATTATTCAATAAATTTTCATCACCTTCGCATTTTATTTGATCCCTTGAATAATGCAAGCCACTTTCCTGTTCAGCCTTAACGTAGGGCTTATCAAGGTAGGCTGGTGGCGTCTCCTCACGGGCAGGGTGGGAATAGCGAAGAGGAGGGGGATGATGATGTTGTGGATGTGAAGGTGTGTGCTGCTGGAATAAAGGCACCATGACATCAAACAGTCTGCTCATCATTTGCTGGAACATCCTGTTTGCCTCTTGGCGTTCCTCCCTCTGTACCTGTTGCCGACgctcctccatctccatctgTGCCTTCATCCAGTTATCGAGCATCTCCTTCTCTTGCTGGTGacgctgctgctcctctctcatgAATTCATCATGCTGTTTCTTTTGCATGTCCATAAAGGCCGCCATCATGTCACTCACGTCtgtcttcatcttcctcttcctcttcctgctctgtttTGAGCGTGTTCTATCAGGTGTACTACGATCGGTCTCAGCGTGTGTCCCCTCACCATTGTGTGACTGATCTGAAGTGAGTGATGtgactgtcaaaaaaaaagcaaaataaacattgtaaacacaaatataaacatcGGCTCATCTTAATAATCACAGGAAAAGACCATATACCGGTGTGTGCAGATCTTGAATGACTGAGCGTCAGCATAGCCGTCAAATCCACCTTACTCCTGGGGGCGCTACTGTGGAAACGATTATGGGTGTAACTTCCGGTAAAGCAGCGGAGGTAGCCGTAAGCGGCAACAACTTATTTATGCTTCAGAGTGGCTAGCCACCCACGGCGGTCCGTTTAAACGCGTctaatgtttaattaaaaaggatggcatttatcgatttaaattacattaaatgctcatgacacatcataacttttgtgaggtctgtgttctaaacgttattgttcattgcactcaacctaacctaaacgtttattctcagtaatttaaatcgatctaactaaatttagctccgttttgtaatttgaattttgtaacacaagaaagctataatgtgaaacatttaagagaaagctctgggattacttgccacttaattgttcaaattgccatccttgttaatgaAACAAcgtcatgctgtagctttcgcagtAGCGCACAcactacagacaatctgcgctgtttcgcgagtATAATCATgtactctatttacgcattggtgtcaattattctgtgaattatttgtttatatttaataatatatgatATGTCTAATTCacagtacaataaaaacaatatttctaACAATTAAAATTTGTCTGTcatctatggcaaagtggaccaaaagtttgacgtgtgtctgtatctaccttttgaaaaaaataaaacaaaaatagccaGATGGGTCTGCAAAGATCCCTGaaagaattcaaaagagatacagttgctggatttaatgaatgaatgagctgGCGCACTTaaggctagctagttagctaactaacgttaagttgctagctagctagcaaatggtacttaagatcagaagctaataccttggcttgcagtacgaatgttaaaattaactatttgttcataagagacatgatgaagctgcactggtttgatagctagcaaagtgcgtgaaagccaaattagctagctagctaactacttgcacattcaattgaaaagtacaaataccaccttacaaagacaaatctagctagctagttagctacaatacaaacaaaacaataaacgtaacttGCTAGTTAAtatcacattccgctgacaaatacaaatatcaccttgcaaacaaacacatagctacctagctacaataaaaaaaacgtAGAAAGCTacatagcttgctagctaatttgactttcacgcactttgctcagctgtcatattactaagagctagctagctatcaaactaataaagCCTCATCACGTCacttctgaccaaatagttaattttaccacagacactacaacctgttctgacaactttagtactgttagctagctaccaaattaacattatagttagctagctatctagtcTGTAGCGTGTTTTAGCGAGTGTTTTAGT
The nucleotide sequence above comes from Megalops cyprinoides isolate fMegCyp1 chromosome 2, fMegCyp1.pri, whole genome shotgun sequence. Encoded proteins:
- the LOC118772533 gene encoding glutactin-like, with product MAAKGSFWSTAEVQCLLEIWADESIQEQLDTTHKNSKIFGIIRDYLHARGYHRTIEQCRDKLKKLRVQYLKVRYALHKSGSLPDEKDKFQWYDAIDKIIGIKPSSKPNVLESYSGTPPAPSDNVTEDTGPASPVSITSLTSDQSHNGEGTHAETDRSTPDRTRSKQSRKRKRKMKTDVSDMMAAFMDMQKKQHDEFMREEQQRHQQEKEMLDNWMKAQMEMEERRQQVQREERQEANRMFQQMMSRLFDVMVPLFQQHTPSHPQHHHPPPLRYSHPAREETPPAYLDKPYVKAEQESGLHYSRDQIKCEGDENLLNNHMNFEVEAAADCEVRIGEDGDYIKAEDDSDLKDFNCVEGN